The Medicago truncatula cultivar Jemalong A17 chromosome 7, MtrunA17r5.0-ANR, whole genome shotgun sequence genome includes the window GCATACTCTGCTAGTCCTTCATCAGAGAAAACATGGACCATGCGATCAACTTTTCCTGAATATGTTGTGGCTCTTGCTACTATCGTTGGATCTGTGCTTTTTGCTGTAAGTATTCATAAAATTATACTTATTAATAAAACCTGCTTCGTATTCAGCATAGGTTAGGCTTGCTTGTaatactttgattaacattattataTTAGCCAATGCTACAACTCTCATGTAATGTTTATCAATTAgaattttatgttgttatattctCATTACGGAATGATATTGTGTTAATTTTCTAGATATAAAATTACTGCACTCAAGAAGCAGTCTCTTGTTATGATTTACATGAGCCTTCCGTAGCGCATTATATTAATTACTAGTTTTTGTATTCATGACATTAACCATTGTGTTCTCACTATTCAATCCAGATATTTGGTGGTGTTGGTATTGCTTGCCTTCCACTTGGacttatattttcatttatccGGCGGCCAAAGGCTGTTATCACTCGCTCACAGTATATCAAGGTGATATATGTGTTGTTACTTAAATAGTTATATTGAGTTGTTGTTTAAATGTACAATTCTTTAATGATATGCCATACGATATTTATGATGCGGTTGGATATTGCAGGAAGCAACCGAACTTGGTAAAAAAGCAAAAGAATTAAAGAAAGCAGCTGAGTCACTCCATCAGGAAGAAAGAGGTGGTGCAAAGGGTAGAAAACATCGTAAAAATGTTAAAGCAGTAGAAAAGGTAAGGAAGTGTTGGCGATTTATCGTTAGCTTTTATTGCGTTATTTTTAGGTGGATATCCTTGTTGGCTTGGGCTTTcgaaagaataataatttaacacatACAGTTGTAGCTTGGGGAAGAAATTGTACAGTTACTGAAGTGTTCATAGGCAGTGTTGTGGTTCCAATAATTTGcttatctaaaataatttttcaggAGTTGTATCAATTAGAAGAAGACGTGAAGCTTCTTGAAGAGATGTATCCACAAGGGGAAAAGGTCGTTATTCAGATTGCTTACTTTTTAACTTCCTGGCATAATCAATGTGTAATGTTTTCCCTGCTAACTGATCCTGCATGAATGCAGGCTGAGACATCATGGGCACTAACAGTTCTTGGTTATCTGGCGAAACTTGTTTTGGGAATTCTAGGGTATGCAATGATACACAACAATAAAAGTTGCTATGATTCATATAAATGCATGATGCTTTCTTACATTATAGCAGTACATAGTTTTACAAAGATTGCTTTGTTACGCAGGTACGATTCCCATGTAATATCTAACCCaagtttttgaattatttgacaGGCTGATTGTTTCAGTAGCATGGATTGCTcatattattatctatttattaattaatccTCCCCTTTCTCCTTTCCTGAATGAAGTTTTCATCAAGCTAGATGATATCTGGGGTATGTTGGAAATTGGAATGCATATTCTAGCTTTTCTATATGTTCTCTTTCCTCAGCTATGTATAATTACTGATTTGTTTTATGCTGATTTTATAGGTCTGCTTGGCACAGCCGCGTTTGCATTTTTCTGCTTCTACCTTCTCCTTGCTGTGATTGCTGGTGCCACGATGCTTGGGTTGAGACTAGTGTTCATCACCATACATCCCATGAAGTAATTCAACTTTCCCGTCACTTTCATCGTTTTATTTTCCGTTTTGGGCGTTTTAATGCACTTTACTGATAATTCACTGTGAACATGCCTCTTGCAGGTGGGGAGCAACTCTCATGAACTCTTTTCTGTTTAATGTGGGCCTTATCCTTCTTTGTTCCATTAGGTCAGTATAGTCTGTACCTTCAGTTCCAAGTATGCTATTATGTTTATATAATCTAACTCTATAACTCAGAGCATGGTAATGTTTTTAATATTGCTTTATTATTCTTTAGctgcatatataatataaagagTTTCGGAAGAgtgaaatttatataatataaagagCTTCAGAAGAGTGAAATTCAAAATGGTGATGATACTGTTGGGCTTTGATTTCCcccttttgaattttaaaatttataagtgGCAAAAGGAATTTGCTTGATTAATTGTTTGAGTATTATTACTAGTGTTTTGTAGTGTTGCAAACAGTGTTCTACATAGTTTAAGGTGCTTGTGTTTCCTGTGATAACGCCATGCTGCAACAACCTTGCtgaaagtttttttgttttacctTTCAGTGTGATTCAGTTTTGCTCCACGTCATTTGCCTACTATGCACAAGCAACTGCAGCCCAGGAAATATTTGGTCACACTTTGCAGTCTCTTCGTGGAATTAAATATTTGTACAAGTGAGTTAAGATGGATTTCTCGTTTCTTCTGCTTCTCCTTCCCTTTACTTTTACTGGCAAAGTTGTACCTTATTTTGGTAACTAGTAACTAGTAAATTCAGACCACACGGTGACAAGCCTTATTATTTTTCCATCTTCCCATTTGATAAAACcccatatttttaattgaagtCCTTTATAAAACCTTGCTTCAAACCAAAATCGACAAACAATAATATCTAATATGAAGGCTGTTGTCAGACATGTACAGTAAAATTTGGCATGACATGTTTTAATCAAAAGGCCTGTAGAActtgtttctatttatttatcttttagaaGTAGTCTCTACGATTTCCAAATTGGTTTAGTTTTTGACTATTGTCTATTTTCCGCGGTGATATTGTATGACTTACTGGTTATCACATTACAGGTACAATGTATTTCAATATGCATTTGTTATTTTGGCCGGCTTGACCTTTGTGTACTATGCTGCCGTTGTAAGTTTATCTCAGAAAGGGATCTTCCCCCTCTTTTTTATGTATGTTACTATTCTTGCTGATACTAAAAGATTTTCGATTTGAAATTATCAGGGATGGAGAAGAAAAAAGCCTAGCGGCAGGTTCCAATTGTCTACATGAGGTGTGGCTTAGCCCTCAGACCGTTTTGGAATTTCTTATCTCTTGTCATATCCTTCCTTCAGTGGTTTTTATCTTTGGATATGCTTTGCCTAGATTTGTTTCGTGTTGAGAGCTATAGGGTAAGCTGATCATCATCCGAGTAGAATCATTTTATGCAGTTGACTCATTAGTTGGGTGATTGAGCTGCAACTTTGGGTCATTGCTTCTTTTGCCGCCCTtgtatgtatcatgactttctTTGTCTGATTTGTGTTATTCACTTTTGTTCAATATATATGTAATTAAATGTAACGTTGCGTGCACGAAATTGTACTGGATTCCCACAAGACTATGAGGTTATGCAACCCTTGccaaagaaaaaattgtaagagcagtttttaatttcattgttACGTTATTTGTTCAGAGGTTTGTGCAGCTCATTCTTTGTGTAATATATTTCTAATGATATGAACTAGTAGACCTTCAGAATGTGCATTACCGTTTTCAAGTCTTTCGTTGAAAGTTGttgattacatttttttttttacattcgtATAAGAAACAaagcaattaattaatttatatttcgaAACCCAATTTACATGATACtctttcagtttccaatgcaataataacccAATTaacgtttcaaaatgaatgtcgttttagctaaaaaaaattgtttcaaaatgaatctttttcttttcaattatacccttcaattaataataGTCAAATCAATAGTCAATTACATgacttccaaaatattattttttctttaatgaaaaacaaatcaatagtaAATTATGATAATGTGGTAAAATAacatctctttcttttaattaatacattttttaatatatgtgtaaaaactttaaacaacattcattttaaaacggatggagtaggTAACAAAAGCCGCAACATAGAAATATGTTTGTCTCCAAAATTAACTATAGGATGTGTTACTTAACTTAATAACTCAATATAAACATTGAATTTCATTAGTTCAACTGTCAAATTttaccaaattttcaaaatatttggtacttcattaaaaataatgtcacaaattttataaatttttcaaactaTTTGGTACTTCATTAATAATTTCACAAAcgttataaaattttcaaactaTTTGGTACTTCATTACTTTCACAAATGTTACAAAACTTTCACACTATTTGGTTGGTATTTCATTAAACTTTGGGGGTGCGGTATGGGGGAAGGCTGCATTTTGGTGGTGAAGGAGGGTCGATTTGGTGGCTTAATTTGAACCAAATTCGACCGGGGGAGGGGCATATAGATGTCAGGTGGTTGGAGGATAATATTATTAGGAAGGTTGGGATGGAAAGTCCACTTTATTTTGGGAGGATCCGTGGCTTGATGACGTTCCTTTAGCTAGGTCTTTTTGTAGGCTGTTTGAGTTAGCGGAGAATAAGCAAGCCACAGTGGAGGAAATATTTTTGATGGGGTGGGAGGTTGATGGAGAGGGGTAGAAGTGGAGGTGGAGGTTGCATGCGAGGGAGGAAGGGTAGGTTGGAAAGTGTGCGGACCGTTTGTCTTCTATTGTTTTGTAGGTCGGTGTGGATGATAGGTGGGTGTGGAAGCTTCATTCTTCACACAATTATACAGTTAAGTCAGCTTACAATTACTTAACTGCGACTGACATTGTTCCCAATGAAGGTTATAATCATTTGTTGTGGCTCAAGGCGGTTCTATTAAAGGTGAATATATTTGTCTGGCGCCTGTTTATGAATATATTAGCGAAGAAGGACAATTTGTGTAGGAGACACGTTCTTGATTTTCCCAAATTTCTTGTTCGGCATTGTGTGGAGGGTTAGAGGACTTGGACCATTTTTTCTTCATGTGTGATTTTTATGGGAGGCTATGGCTTCTGATGGCGGGTAGGTTAGAATTTCTACAGTTTTACATGGGAATATTCTAGCTCATTCTACTCATTTTGAAGGCATCGGCGATTATTCCAAGAACTCTCGGACgacttttaatattatttggATTTCGGTTCTCTTTATCATATGGAAGGATCGTAAGAGAAGGATTTTTCACAATAAGTTGGAATAGCTTGCGTTGCTTGCAGAAAAGGTTAAGCTCCAAACTTACTGGTGGTTGAAAGCGTACTTTATTCTATTCGATTTTGACTACTCTTCTTGGAGATTAAATCCTTTATGTTGTTTACAAGTtgttttgtaatttaatttttctgttgCTTTTCGGCTCGTATTGCAGCCTAACTGTTGTGTAGTTTCTCAGATTCCAGTCTCTTCCGACACTTCTTGTGTttgagggactattttaaatttttaatataatttcgcttaacttcttaaaaaaaaagtgcataATAAACTTTTACAAAACATAAGTAAATATCGATGGTTAGATTACACAGTTAAGAATTTTGGTTTATATTAAACTTTGTGCTTAAtaacaacaaatataatatgtCAATAATCAACCGCCAGAATAGTAAACTCATTGTTtgtattgagtttttttttaagaataatttatttcaGTAACTTTTAAAGACAAAAAGTCCCCGTtatatttgctcaaaaaaaaaagtccccgttataattttttatgacatAAGACCATGTATAATCTTTAGccaaaaccataaaataaaacaatgatgtAGTTACAACAATTGGCTCAATTAAAGCACAAAGTCAAACATCACTAATCACATGATGAAAAACCAGATCACCTTATTATTGTTGAACAAATGTAAGATTAAAGACTGCCATAATTTCTTAAGCCCACCAATTGGCTTAACTTGAgcacaaacaaaatcaaatttcactACTCACATGGTGAATAACCACGATCAAGTCATGATCACCCATTTATTATTGAACATATAAAATTGAAGACTACCATATTTCCCTAGGCAAATTCCCTAAGGATCCTTGAATTTGGGACATAAGTCTACTCCCACTCCCAATCCTCACCATGTGGGAATGGAATATTGGAGATATTAATAGTTTTCGTTGGATCCAATGGATGAATTGGATCAAACGGTGAATCTTCTCCAAATTCAACTGGCATTGTCTTCCAATATAGATTTGGTTCCCACTCTGCTTCTTTGATAACCTTAATTATTTCCTTTGACACCATTTCACTCCCCTCAGCAGAGAAATGAATTCCATCACtaaaaaataaccaaatcatCTAATTAAATCATTGAAATGcaaatttgatatatatttattaatataggGACATACATATATGAGAGCACACTTACATGAAACAAACTTCTTTCCAATCATCTCTTCTCTGAATTAAAGACCACAAATCAATGGCCTTGATGTTCATATGACTACACATATTTAAAAGTGCATCTGAATATTGTTTACGAACTTCATTTGTCCTTATTGCTTTCCCAAATGCATCACTGGATTGATTACaacaatttgtttatatattacaGAAAAGTTAGGAATTAAGAATCTAATTGGTTCTAGAATTTTCTGTgacattataattaaattaacaataaaaaatagcaaaCCAATTGTATGTATTACATGTTGCCTTCTGTTTGCTCGTCACCGATGGGAGGACAACTGAGGAATATAAGGCGAGTCTTCGGTGAATTTATCTGTCAATTTCATTAGGAGTTGTGTCAAACTTACATTCAAGATCATGAGATAAATGTTGAATTTTATGTACAATAATTTTTCATcagtttcttttctttcttttttaccaTACCACAATGGTGTAGTTTCGGAAGGAATTTACCAAATTAAGATAGGAAAATGAAACTCAACTATGACAAATTTTACCTTTAGATAATTAGCAATCTTACACATATTTTGAATGTATTCCTCCAATCGTACATGAGGACCGAGACCACTTGGATGTGGAAGATGAGAATCATTACCACCAAAATACACAATCGCCAATGCTGGTTGGTCTCGTTGCTCAATGGAAATCTTTATTAGAGATGACCAATAACACAAGGGTCAATCATTGtcgacaaaattttataatcacattcaaatataaacaaaaacttATGTGTGTTGTGAACCTTATTCAGCAAGATCATTATAGTATGTTTAATACTATGTAAATCAATATAATCTTCTCaatttgacaaataaaaaaccactcattaaaaaattgagATAATGCCTAAAAATATTGCAAAGGACAATACTTGTAGATCAATACCTTAGGAAAAATATCATCCACAACTTGTAGACCACGCGTTGAATTCCAACCAGCATATCCCCGCAAAACTATATCAACCTACATGGTGTATGATAAGTAAAAAAGTCGTTGATTAATGTACTACtttctccgtttcaaaatacatgtccattttagagaaattttttgtttcaaaatacatgtccatttcaTAGTTTAAGGATACATTTTGTCTATTTTACCCTTGTCTACCAATTAATTGGATTCTAGATTTTCTccacaataattattttccaCTAATAAATGTTGACCCAATTTTAAGCAGATTTACTCATGCACTCTCCCAAGAAATTATTTTCCCATGACTACTGCACTCTAATCCATCGTAACTAACTACTCCTAATTAATTGGACTctctaatttgtttataaaaattgagtttttataattaaaactaccgaaaaaaaaatggaaaacaaagGAAAGTCTGTGAAAGTTGAATCTCTGCACAATGAAAGAGTTGAAGACTCTTTTTTCaattgagtttaaaaaaaaaattgataaccGAAGCATGataagagaagttgaaaaaaaattgtattggcatgctattttcaatACATAACCGCAGCAAAAACAATGTGATTTACTAGATGAACCATATGTATTGGTATTGTCAGTATGTATTGGTATTGAAGGatgattgaatttaattaattttggtatTGGTATTGAGAGTAATTATGAGATGGggtaaataaatgtaaaatggaGGAAATCAAAGACAAGGGTATAATAGGAACTTTTGTGTCAAACTAGCTTGTCCTTGGTTActgcaatttctccaaaatggacatgtattttgaaacggagggagtattaactACTCCTATTAATGGCACTTATAAATGTAACTTTACTCTAATGCTCGTTGAGAAAGAGAAACATGTGACTTCGTGTCTGGTTTATAGACACATAAATGTAACATTTTATGTGTAATATTGTAAACTGAATTGTATTGTAGTAATACTAGTACTATATATATTGATTCTAATATCGAAATCCTAATTCAATAAATTATAGCTGCTCTATAGTCGTAGAGGTATGCACCATTGGTAGAACGgatttttgtttcttgttaatCTTCTGTTACTAATTGCTGttctaacatattttttttcgtATGAAAAAATCAGCTTGAGAGGATGACAATCTAGTCCAATGGTAGGAAGACTTGTGGCTTAAAGAACATCTACCGAGATTTCTTGTCCGTAGATGAAAACAAACACCACTTAAATTTCACACATAACTATGTTATATTGGGTTCAAATTCAAGTAAAAGTGTCCAACCTAAATTCCAACATTATAAGTTGAGTTAACCCTTACGGACCACAAAGGGATTTATATTTAGCtataaattttctcaaaaagtACTTAAAAAAAGAGATGGATGTTACTACGGTTGTAAGAGGAAGGAATTAGAGTACCTTACGACCGTACAAATGAGCAAGAGTAGCTCCCCAACCTTCACCATAATGATTGTATTGAACAATGGAAGAACCAAACAACACAAATTTAGGCCTCATTGCTTctaacttatcttatttctcaaTAAACACAAAGATACAAATGATGCGAGACTATGCATCATGAGGCAGAGATTTATACTAGGTGGTTATTAGTTTTTTACTAGCcacgtttaattttttataagccACGTTAACCTTAATTTATTTGTAGTTTTGTTCAATAAAATTGGGCTTAAGATCCATACAGatagttattaattttttatagacatttttattttgtataagtCACGGTTTTCATGGAAAGCCAGCTGCAACCTTAATTTATCTGTAGTTAATTCATGAAAGGAAGTAACAACAGGATAGCAGTCAATGAACGCCAACTCGCCAATTAAATATGATGAATTTGGTATTTTCCTACAAACAATTAAATATAGATGAATTATTTGATACCCTTGTAACTGAAAGCTATCGAAACGTATCAATAACATTTTTATAGTTCTTATTCTTAAAGTTCAAAATCCACAACAGCTTGTTGATTTTTGGCTGATTTCTATGGTGAGATGCATGTATAAGGTTTTAGCAAAAGTCTTAGCAAACAAATTGAGGAAAGTGATGGGAACTTTAGTTTCAAACTCTCAGTCAATTTTTATTAAAGGTAGACAGATTTTGGACGGAATTCTTATAGCAAATAAAGTAGTGGATGATACCTGAAGGTTAAGAAAGGGAGTTGTTATTATTTAAAGTTGGTTTTGAGAAAGTTTTTGATTCGGTTGATTGGAAATTTCAGGAAAGAgtaatgttaaaaatgaatattCCTACCTTATAGTGGAAATGGATCATACAATGTGTTAGCCAAACCCGACCTTGGGGGAGTGCAAGGTGCTCAACCAAGCCGGACCTCCAAATATTAtgggcctaaaaaaaaaattaagtctaaTATCCACCCcctacttaaataaaaaaaaaaatatgttacttctttttctttcttcggtacacgttttaatttttttagactcTAGTTCTTCTTTTTGGACATAAATCTGATGCTATCAAACTATTCTCAATTTGTACAATCACTTTATCAGTtaatttgaaaagctatttcattgaaagaaaaCATTATAAGGTGAAACCCATGCAAAAGGGTTGAGCCACCGACTATGATAATTGAAAGCAAAAGTATGGTTATTTGCTTTCAAACACCAAAAAGAGAATAACTTAACCTTGTCCAAAAGTTGATACATATGATCTTCCTTTTGATTAAAAATCCTCTTGttcctttctttccaaattaccCACATGCTCGAgaaccaaaccaacaacaaagTATAATGAAGGGATCTGGAATAACTTCCTAACTAAACAAACTGAATCAAATGACCCAATATACATGACGGATCGGCTGAAGATATACCTAATCATTCACGAATAAGAGACCAAATAATGCCCGCAATATATCAAGGCCAGTCTACATCTTCAGGGAAAGGCACGTTGGAGTAATTAACAGTTGTCTTCCCATCAAGAGAAACTATATCATAAGGTGAATCTTCTCCAAATTCAGTTGGCATTAGCTTCCAATATAGACTTGGTTCCCACTCTGCTTCTTTGATTACATTCAATATTTCCTTTGTTACTATTTCACTCCCCTCATTTGATAGATGAACTCCATcactaagaaataatcaaaCCACCTAATTAAATTACGgataaacaaatttgaaacatTATAGTTTAGGTGCAAATAAATGAGACCATACTTACATGAAACAAACATCTCTCCAATCATCTCTTTTCTGAATTGCAGACCACATATCAATGACCTTTATGTTCATCTCACGACACATATCCAAACATGCATCGGAATATATTCCACAATCTTCATTTGTTCTTATTGGTTGCCCAAATTCATTACTGGGCTCATTCAAACAATTTGTTAGAAAGTATATATCATCGTAGAATAATTAGGAAATGAGAATATCAAAGGTTATTACATGTGATGCTTCATTTGTGCCTCATTGATTGGAGGATTACTGAGAAATATAATACGAGTTTTCTGTGATAGGCTCTGTCAATTATTAGGAATTATGTCAAAATTaacattcataataaaaaaattaacaataaaaacaaaaatttattattgattataagAGGAAATAAAATATGAGATGAAATTTATACACAAAGTACATAAGAATTTCATGAAGCATGAAACTATTCttcagtttattttttatgcaattgTGTCGTTTCAaaagaaattaatcaaattagagttgtaaaaaatattactaaaatAGGTTATGTGATAATAACAATTAGTAAATAAGAAGATGAAACTCTAGTATGACTATTTTAACCATCAAAtgatattgacacaaaaatacATTTTGACATCAATTTGGATAGTTATTGAATTTAAATATGTGATTAATTATGTTTAGAGGATTGTTAATgaatataacaataacaatatattGCATCTCAACAACCATCCATTGAACACAAATACATAATGCACcatgattttgatttattttttttaactatgtaTTCTATGTACATAACTGCATAGATAAACCCCTCAAGCTTTATAAAACTTAAATGGACTGCAAATTCTTACTAAAAGTTTTAATCATGATGaatgtttaatgttgaattcAAACATAAGACTTTGGTAAAGTTAAAAGAGACATGTGTCATCTCTTTTAAACGTTATTGTGTATTTTGAATATCATTAACTATATTTTCGgatattcaaaatataaatatattcattaaacatttttttaaggaatatattCATTAAACATTTAAATTGGGTTCTAATATACATGATTTCTATATGGATAGCAATCTTTTACCATTATATGGATAGCAATCTTCCTCATATTTTCTATGTATTCCTCCAATGGTACATGAGGACCAAGACCACTTGGATGTGGACGAAAAGAATCATTACCACCAAAGTAGACAATCACCAATGCTGGTTGTTCAGCGGCATTCTGTATTAgagatgaaatataaaaaacattaaaacttATATGTATCTGTTGCAAAACTTATTTAATAATTCTAGTCTCTAAATATCATGATTATACTATTTTAGACAACTAAAAGTGGGAGAGAAAAAATATCAGGAAACCACTTTAttgcaaaaggaaaaaaatataaaaaatcaaaatcgcCCGTAGAAAAGTAAGGATCAAAATGGCTATTACAATACTTGAAGAACTGCAATTAAGTTGCCTTCAACATGCATATGTTCAATACCTTAGGAAAAATTCTATCCAAAACTTGGAGAGCATGCCTTGAATTCCAAGCAGCATATCCCCTCAAAACTATATCAGCCTACATCAAATCAATGTTaggttttccaaaaaaaattgtgacagTGATATAAGTTTTATAATTTCTAATATTTGCCTATATATGTGATTATCTAAACTCTTATTTTTCATAGgcaatatttaattataagtGAAAAATTTATAAGTACACCTTATATTTTGAAAGACCGAAGAGACTTTTGATATTCTAGAACATAGATTCGAACtcgttttttttcatttggtgTGTGATCTTGGTCACTAGACTCTTTTATTTCGAAAATGTACATAACCAATAAAACGTTACGGTATTAATAGTCAGAGGAAGAAATAATAATACCTTACGAGCGTACAAGTGAGAAAGTGTAGCTCCCCAACCTTCATAGTAACTGTATTGAACAATTGATGAACCAAACAACACAAATTTAGGCCTCATTGTTGCTCCCCAACTGTGCAATGGAAGAACCTTCTTTATTGCTCCCCAACCTTCACCATAATATGATTGTATTGAACGATGGAAGAACCTCATTATTGTTcctaacttatcttatctctcaaTAAAcacaattgatgattttattttttaattttgatgatttttgtgtATTTAGTAGGGAGTTcgatgattaaaataaattaattagatGGGAGAGAATGATTGTTCAAAATAGATAGAGAGAAAGTTACCAAAGAGAGAGAATTGAAAGGTAGATAATCTGCATCCCATAACTTATGAGTTGAAATAATTTTCTCTATCTTCTCAATGTTATGATCAGATGGTGTATTGTTTTGAAGAGAAGCACTGCATCAGTTCAAGGAAGATAAATGGATTAATCATTAACATACTCAAGGCACTGAAAAGGTATCAGATGTGTAAACTAATGGTGTAgcaatttttttgacataagAATGTGTTCTTGGAGGTGTGTTCACGAGGAGGATCCAAGAATCATGCAATCGAGTAGGTTTAGGAAAGCCGGATGGATCCGTAAAATGGAACCACATATGCAAATGAATACATTGAAAACATTGAAGTCGTCCTCAAGTATCATAACGTTCGAGGAGCGGTCAAATTTAGGCTCTTTTCACGGTGCCTAATGGGAGCCTTGAAATTATGCAAAAGCTTGAGAGAAGAGTCCATCGACTCTTGGGAGGAACTATGTATACAATTCACGACCCATTTCACTACATCGAGAAGGCAAACCAAGAAGGTTGCGACCTTGAAAGCTATCATCCaaggaaagagagagaatgTTCGAGACTACATCGAAAAGTTCAACAAAAAAAGTTGTACATATCCGAGGAGCGGACAAGAAAACGAAGTTGAACCAATTGAATAAGGGTCTCCGACCAGGAACCGATTTCCTCAAAGCTGTAAGATAGCTAAGACTACCTCATCGATTGGAAGAGATTTCAGATTCCTCCAAGACTAAATCATTACTTAATAAAGCAAAACAACATTGAAAccaaaactttatttttcatgAAACATGAAAAGCTCAGAGGGGAAAAGCTGCACAAAGCAAGAAAGTTACCTAACGATGCAAAATTACATTGCTG containing:
- the LOC25498742 gene encoding LIMR family protein At5g01460, which encodes MGDFNLALVIVAIVVCVIVFLVNVYLLVNYQHPDDVNQAYFPKFVVVLGLSVAAISILMLPADVANRQACRHAIYNGACNLTLPMKNLWLAVYIIDAILVFFVIPFAMFYYEGDQDKSIGKRIKSALMWMVSTAVVCALVLGILYGLVGKVDFTVRHLSSSTEAFPGSWGLNSGNPCVGNGVHQCSAYSASPSSEKTWTMRSTFPEYVVALATIVGSVLFAIFGGVGIACLPLGLIFSFIRRPKAVITRSQYIKEATELGKKAKELKKAAESLHQEERGGAKGRKHRKNVKAVEKELYQLEEDVKLLEEMYPQGEKAETSWALTVLGYLAKLVLGILGLIVSVAWIAHIIIYLLINPPLSPFLNEVFIKLDDIWGLLGTAAFAFFCFYLLLAVIAGATMLGLRLVFITIHPMKWGATLMNSFLFNVGLILLCSISVIQFCSTSFAYYAQATAAQEIFGHTLQSLRGIKYLYKYNVFQYAFVILAGLTFVYYAAVGWRRKKPSGRFQLST
- the LOC25498743 gene encoding GDSL esterase/lipase CPRD49, producing MRPKFVLFGSSIVQYNHYGEGWGATLAHLYGRKVDIVLRGYAGWNSTRGLQVVDDIFPKISIEQRDQPALAIVYFGGNDSHLPHPSGLGPHVRLEEYIQNMCKIANYLKINSPKTRLIFLSCPPIGDEQTEGNIDAFGKAIRTNEVRKQYSDALLNMCSHMNIKAIDLWSLIQRRDDWKEVCFIDGIHFSAEGSEMVSKEIIKVIKEAEWEPNLYWKTMPVEFGEDSPFDPIHPLDPTKTINISNIPFPHGEDWEWE
- the LOC25498744 gene encoding GDSL esterase/lipase CPRD49 produces the protein MGCRLSTFQFSLFGWGAIKKVLPLHSWGATMRPKFVLFGSSIVQYSYYEGWGATLSHLYARKADIVLRGYAAWNSRHALQVLDRIFPKNAAEQPALVIVYFGGNDSFRPHPSGLGPHVPLEEYIENMRKIAIHIMSLSQKTRIIFLSNPPINEAQMKHHINEFGQPIRTNEDCGIYSDACLDMCREMNIKVIDMWSAIQKRDDWRDVCFIDGVHLSNEGSEIVTKEILNVIKEAEWEPSLYWKLMPTEFGEDSPYDIVSLDGKTTVNYSNVPFPEDVDWP